In Bombus huntii isolate Logan2020A chromosome 9, iyBomHunt1.1, whole genome shotgun sequence, a single window of DNA contains:
- the LOC126869569 gene encoding protein inturned, with translation MDEGNSKTVSLKSQCKYIDQMFSSENVKDDNEHDWWASDSGSSTGSYYSDTDSSTAEWESEINPNGELIYIESLVDNINDEQFSFNETKLDSQPELIRRRSTRAGKLMRLIRRKESKRLSTRNKKGNFNITVNNIGNSGKDGTTIKEVTFRDFQAGEIREVILWVDPDRRHKLGRRATLCEAYFGIIPGVFSDKTRIMVAGFIPDGEAMKNKNIKIGDWLRSVNSNNVTYQNLDHILSEITVSTNVTLELQRVAGVDVTATLSGLNCPKQSVLVQRLLNKEESKDLMHSIVDYPLGVLYLQTTELSEVGPELQGVLYAFPRSESKNMHSILCTARGAFITLNHLLPGIGGLQPTSTTIQIAEEEIHVVYTPRNDELFLMALPKKCCSLEEAVNLSCDIVRTLEFAYQSLKKCFTPEETHSSLDHFFILVIERLLDIKSYANNAGLTTSCMEIHNDIESMESYKFTSTFSVANFIELSRDAQIQIDAALSEMEAMDYRDWNEDPMDCQRLYTILGSCIYHKHYLLGSHLAHSDLIEVESYLRQNCILNLINNEPVKSLVIWKKVYPSSCNRNDIENKNNQPFVLNGKWYLLVVGYGHDLLAVLLESGGCTAKCSETIGPDIFYVEEAQETLKHIQKIGVTTLAAKWISSNTRPEVITYEDPVPVKPSSSIAENILGLIKSTDVQNLSVKPPHTLSINKRSQEIPSILKKRNTEECPVILGSVYSLHTSEDSLSQGTGGISEISDEALPILGRRATREKIVSRSRYSDDSDSDLDVYKNDCRMLNMDISNIRENLLNQAEYLVPKVLTVGDKNYLYHYIHLDMIEGILLSSNPLEHLAKNPNFLINFNKCVHIIHKLLHNTVRFKTMLNSDVDKTVINKSLIAVKEHGVLFEWENLTYWVVGRLYTTPHPKELYVCYQDSAPQNLIEIAFKLHSLHTLT, from the exons ATGGATGAAGGAAATTCTAAGACTGTGTCATTGAAATCACaatgtaaatatattgatCAAATGTTTTCTTCAGAAAATGTGAAAGATGATAATGAACATGATTGGTGGGCAAGTGATAGTGGATCAAGTACTGGTTCATACTATTCAGATACAGATAG TTCCACAGCAGAATGGGAATCAGAAATTAACCCTAACGGAGAACTAATTTATATAGAATCTCTAGTAGACAATATAAATGATGaacaattttcattcaatgaAACAAAACTTGATTCTCAGCCAGAATTGATACGACGACGTAGTACTAGAGCTGGAAAACTTATGCGACTTATAAGACGTAAGGAGAGTAAACGTTTGAGcacaagaaataaaaaaggcAATTTCAATATCACAGTAAACAATATTGGAAATTCGGGAAAAGATGGAACTACAATTAAAGAAGTCACTTTTAGAGATTTTCAA GCAGGTGAAATTCGCGAAGTTATACTATGGGTTGATCCAGATAGACGACATAAACTGGGAAGAAGAGCCACATTGTGTGAAGCATATTTTGGAATTATCCCAGGTGTTTTTTCAGACAAAACACGTATCATGGTTGCTGGATTTATACCAGATGGAGAagcaatgaaaaataaaaatattaaaattggaGATTGGCTACGAAGTGTGAATTCAAATAATGTTACATATCAAAATTTGGATCACATATTATCTGAAATAACTGTTTCAACAAAT GTAACATTAGAATTACAAAGAGTTGCAGGTGTTGATGTTACAGCAACATTGTCTGGATTAAATTGTCCTaaa CAATCTGTATTGGTACAAAGACTGTTGAATAAAGAGGAAAGTAAAGATTTAATGCATTCAATAGTAGATTATCCACTTGGTGTATTATATCTACAAACCACAGAACTTTCAGAAGTGGGACCTGAACTACAAGGTGTTTTATATGCATTTCCTCGGTCCGAAAGCAAAAATATGCATTCTATTTTGTGCACAGCAAGAGGAGCTTTTATAACCCTTAATCATTTACTACCAGGAATTGGAGGCCTACAACCTACAAG TACAACAATACAGATAGCAGAAGAGGAAATTCATGTTGTATACACACCTCGAAATGATGAACTATTTTTAATGGCATTACCAAAAAAATG tTGTAGCCTTGAAGAAGCTGTCAATTTATCATGTGATATAGTGAGAACATTAGAATTTGCATATCAGTCActgaaaaaatgtttcacaCCTGAAGAAACTCATTCTTCTTTAGatcatttctttattttagtTATTGAACGATTGTTAGACATAAAGAGTTATGCAAACAATGCAGGATTAACCACCTCATGTATGGAGATTCATAATGATATTGAAAGTATGGAAAGTTACAAATTTACAAGCACCTTTTCAGTTGCAAATTTTATAGAGTTATCAAGAGATGCACAAATTCAAATTGATGCAGCTTTAAGTGAAATGGAAGCCATGGATTACAGAGATTGG AATGAAGATCCTATGGACTGTCAAAGGTTATATACAATTTTGGGTAGTTGTATTTATCATAAACATTATCTTCTTGGATCTCATTTAGCACACAGTGATTTAATTGAAGTAGAATCTTATCTTAGgcaaaattgtattttaaatttgataaataatgAACCTGTAAAGAGTCTTGTTATTTGGAAAAAAGTATATCCTTCTTCATGTAATCGTAAcgatatagaaaacaaaaataatcaACCATTTGTTCTCAATGGAAAATGGTACTTACTCGTTGTTGGTTATGGACATGATTTATTAGCAGTTCTTCTAGAATCTGGTGGATGTACTGcaaa ATGCAGCGAAACTATAGGTCcagatatattttatgtagAAGAAGCTCAGGAGACTTTAAAGCATATACAAAAAATAGGGGTAACAACATTAGCAGCTAAATGGATTTCATCAAATACTAGACCTGAAGTAATAACTTATGAAGATCCTGTGCCTGTAAAACCATCATCTAGTATTGCTGAGAATATTTTAGGTCTCATAAAATCAACAGATGTGCAAAATTTATCTGTCAAACCACCTCATACTTTAAGTATTAACAAAAGATCTCAAGAAATACCTTCAATTCTAAAAAAACGTAATACAGAAGAATGTCCTGTAATTTTAGGATCag TATACTCTTTGCATACGTCAGAGGATTCATTAAGTCAAGGAACTGGTGGAATTAGTGAAATAAGCGATGAAGCATTGCCTATATTAGGAAGACGAGCAACAAGAGAGAAAATTGTTAGTAGATCAAGATATTCTGATGATAGCGATTCTGATCTTGATGTGTATAAG AATGATTGTCGAATGTTAAATATGGACATATCTAATATaagagaaaatttattaaatcaaGCTGAATATTTAGTACCAAAAGTATTGACAGTGGGtgataagaattatttatatcattatatacACTTGGACATGATTGAAGGAATTCTTCTATCCTCAAACCCACTAGAACATTTAGCAAAAAATCCTAATTTccttattaattttaataaatgtgTTCATATTATTCATAAATTGCTACATAATACAGTAAGATTTAAAACTATGTTAAACTCAGATGTGGACAAAACTGTCATTAATAAGAGTTTAATTGCTGTTAAGGAGCATGGAGTGTTATTTGAATGGGAAAATTTAACTTATTGGGTTGTTGGTCGATTATATACAACTCCCCATCCAAAGGAGTTGTATGTATGTTATCAGGATTCTGCACcacaaaatttaattgaaatagcatttaaattacattcattaCACACGCTAACATAA
- the LOC126869614 gene encoding F-box only protein 44-like, giving the protein MGQFHGSGMNTRVMYDEKSDNGLVLGGKYLPEELLAEIFCYVDYKSLLNCQLVCKLWKILIQTYVWRKKAEISFGRSLLLYKEVPWHVYYLMCKKKPFERNLVKNHSGECGRDKYWKILSEGGDCWKVENPPVGVPPLPNNELIFEGKQFCFVTSHQSCTKAQIIDLEVEGLTPYILDELQPIIVVSEWYSCRWDCPAIYECAIKLLGKNNSVIDLFHFRDSIEGEKQNQWHQMSHEFKNYGPGLRKISFYHGGADKLFWAGHYGSKMAGACVYVKIPTCQLHENE; this is encoded by the exons ATGGGACAGTTTCATGGCAGTGGTATGAATACTCGCGTGATGTACGATGAAAAAAGTGATAATGGATTAGTTCTTGGTGGAAAATATTTACCAGAAGAATTATTAGCAGAAATTTTTTGTTATGTTGATTATAAATCATTATTAAATTGTCAATTGGTTTGCAAACtttggaaaattttaattcaaactTACGTTTGGCGTAAAAAAGcagaaatttctttcggtcGATCACTTCTTTTGTATAAAGAAGTGCCCTGGCATGTGTATTATCTGATGTGTAAAAAGAAACCTTTTGAAAGAAACTTAGTGAAAAATCATTCTGGAGAATGTGGAAGAGATAAGTACTGGAAAATTCTTAGTGAAGGTGGTGATTGTTGGAAAGTAGAAAATCCTCCAGTGGGAGTTCCACCTTTGCCAAATAACGAACTTATTTTTGAAGGAAAACAATTCTGTTTTGTTACTTCTCACCAAAGTTGCACTAAAGCACAAATAATTGACCTAGAAGTCGAAGGATTGACACCATATATTCTAGATGAGTTACAGCCTATAATAGTg GTGAGTGAATGGTACAGTTGTCGTTGGGATTGTCCAGCTATATATGAATGTGCTATCAAATTATTAGGGAAAAATAATAGTGTCATAGACCTTTTTCACTTTCGTGATAGTATTGAAGGGGAAAAACAAAATCAGTGGCACCag ATGTCACATGAGTTTAAAAACTATGGACCTGGACtcagaaaaatttctttctatcATGGTGGTgctgataaattattttgggCTGGACACTATGGTAGTAAAATGGCAGGCGCATGTGTATATGTGAAAATTCCTACTTGTCAACTTCACGAAAATGAATAA
- the LOC126869621 gene encoding 60S ribosomal protein L18a yields the protein MKAKGELKEFEVIGRKLPTEKETTTPLYKMRIFAPDAIVAKSRFWYFLRQLKKFKKSTGEIVSLKQIPEKSPVKIKNFGIWLRYDSRSGTHNMYREYRDLSVSGAVTQCYRDMGARHRARAHSIQIIKVEVVKAANCRRPQVKQFHDSKIKFPLPKRIHHRNRMPLFSVRKPRTYFL from the exons TTGAAGGAATTTGAAGTAATCGGTCGTAAGTTACCGACCGAAAAAGAGACAACTACGCCGCTGTATAAAATGAGAATATTTGCACCTGATGCTATCGTCGCAAAATCTAGATTTTGGTATTTTTTACGCCAACTcaaaaaatttaagaaatctACGGGAGAAATTGTTTCTTTGAAACAG ATACCAGAAAAATCTCCAGTCAAAATCAAGAATTTTGGAATTTGGTTAAGATATGACTCAAGGTCTGGAACTCATAATATGTATAGAGAATATAGAGATCTCTCTGTCAGTGGTGCTGTAACGCAATGCTACAGAGATATGGGAGCTCGTCATCGTGCCCGTGCTCATTCAATTCAGATCATTAAAGTCGAAGTTGTAAAAGCGGCAAATTGTAGAAGACCTCAAGTCAAACAATTCCACGATTCGAAAATTAAATTCCCATTGCCAAAACGTATTCATCATAGGAATCGTATGCCACTTTTCAGTGTTCGAAAACCACGTAcctattttctttaa